The genomic interval GTGGTATAATTTCTCTCGAACTCAACGGGTTTCAATACTTCCTTAGAGGTATGGAAACCTGCGATTTTCACGTCGGGAAACTTCGTAGCGCTCTGTTTCAATACTTCCTTAGAGGTATGGAAACGAAGGCTTGTCCTTTCAGCTGATAAAGTCATTATTCATGGGTTTCAATACTTCCTTAGAGGTATGGAAACACGTTGATTGATATAGTTTTTACAAGTTTAGATAAGGTTTCAATACTTCCTTAGAGGTATGGAAACGTTCCTGTAGTTCTTGCTTTGCCTCTTCGGGTGTTTGTTTCAATACTTCCTTAGAGGTATGGAAACGGATCTTCCCTTCTTTGTGCTCGAATACCCATTCGCGTTTCAATACTTCCTTAGAGGTATGGAAACAGGATACTGGAAAAATCCAGAAGCAAACTGCCAAAACGTTTCAATACTTCCTTAGAGGTATGGAAACCCGCCTTGTGCATCCCCATCCCCCCTCTACAGAATCGTTTCAATACTTCCTTAGAGGTATGGAAACACAAATCCCGCGGAGACTACATTAAAGCAGAACATGGTTTCAATACTTCCTTAGAGGTATGGAAACGTGGCTGATTGCAGCAAACGCCCAAACTGGCAACCTTGTTTCAATACTTCCTTAGAGGTATGGAAACATCTTCATCAAAAAGGCCCTCGAGGAGTTCGGTTTGTTTCAATACTTCCTTAGAGGTATGGAAACGCTACTAGCCATTCTGTGCATCGTCAACTGTGGCAAGTTTCAATACTTCCTTAGAGGTATGGAAACCTGCTCGGGTCAGTTTCAAAATCGTACAATCTATCGTTTCAATACTTCCTTAGAGGTATGGAAACAACAGCCGGACAGCTTCGGTGCCTTCGAGATATTCGTTTCAATACTTCCTTAGAGGTATGGAAACACCGGGATACCAAGCATTCTTTCGAGCACCCTGCAGGTTTCAATAGTTCCTTAGAGGTATGGAAACCAGGGAACAGTACCCTCCCTATGAAACTTCGTGTTGTGTTTCAATAATTCCTTAGAGGTATGGAAACGGAACAGGTGCTACAAGAGCACCACGAATGATCTCGGCGGGTTTCAATAATTCCTTAGAGGTATGGAAACTGCCAGGGAGTCACATAGTTTGATTCCTCAACCTCGAGTTTCAATAATTCCTTAGAGGTATGGAATCGCGGCCAGTCTGCACATTATCTCGCCTCCCTTTTGAGTTTCAATACATCCTTAGAACTATGGAGACATTTCAATTTTGATGCCCGTGTTTGTTTTCGCTTCTGTTTCAACATTCCTTATTTTTTGTAGATAATATTTTTTGGATCAAGTTAGTCTAGTTTTGTCTTCTGTGGGAAAACAAAAGTTAACTTGATGCTAATCTATATTTTTCAAAAAAGTGATTCAATAAATTTTTGAATTGTAGAAACAAATGGGCAATAAAGTTTAGAAAAATGGCGGGGAAATTCTTTAAGCTTAAATTCTTCAGGGAAACGTTTCTAGGAAACTTTTTGACCTTCTCTATTTCTGCTTTTGAAAGCAATCTGTTGTGGTTATTTCCGTTCTTTTTTTTCTCATTTATCTTTAGAAAGACACTATTGTTTGAGGCTTTGTTTGGAGTCATAACGTATTCCTTTATCTTTTCTACAATCGTTTTAGGGGGATTAGCATTTGCTATAGTCAGGATAATATCAGACTTCATATACCTGAATCAACCTCGAAAAATCTACGAGAACTATTCAGGAGCAGTTTTTTTGGTATTTTTTGTTTCTCTCGCTTCAGGGTACATTTTTTTTCATGATTATCATTACAGAGAAATCGCTATGTTTCTTTTCATGGGTTTATCAGTATTACAAGTGAACAGTTTATTCGTTGGAGCTATTGAAAAGACATATTTAACGCTTTTTTCGGTAGGTGCTAGTTTTTCTTTGGTCGCGCTTTTTTTCAACTTTTTTAAAAACAATATCAACGAGAAAATGGGGATTATGGCCTTTGCTATGTCAATTAGTTTGTCTGTTTTTATATTAAATGTTGTCATTACTAAATATTTGAAAAGTACCACACAAATAAGATTTGATTTTTTGAAGCTTATAGGAAAAAATCCGGAGTTGTTGTTAATAGGTTATCTCTATTATCTTTCATATTGGATCGACAATATTGTTTTGTGGATACAAAGAGGGATAGAAGTTGCTCCTGGTATTGTTATATATCCTGATTATGATTTTCCTCTTTTTATAACAAGCGTTTCTTTTATACCTAGCATCGTTTTGATCAATTTGAACATTGAAACTATCTTTTTGGAAAAATACTTAGCATTCTTTTCTTCTATAAAGAGTAATAAACCTTTGAATCAAATAGAAGAAAATTTGAGAAAACTCAAACTTTCGATAAAGCACATCCTTTTCAAAGTGATATTAGTAGGCATTACAACATTAATCTTAAATTTTTCAATTGCTCCTTTTTTTAAGGAATGGGGGATTCTCAACGAGAATTCAATACTTGCCTTTACAGTATCATCTCTTGGTCATTTTTTTAATGCAGTGTTCGTCTTCCTTATGATCATGTGCCTTTATTTTGGATACTATGCAGAGGCTTTAAAAGGAAATCTAATAGCTTTCGTGGTGAATTTTGTAGTGTCTTGGTTTTTCGGAAAAACAATTCTTGGGATAGGTTTTCTGGTATCGTTCTTGAGTGGTTCAGTGTTTCTTCTCCACAAATTTGATCTTAAGGATCTAATATTCAAAATTTATTCATCCCAACCTCATGGCCTGGAAAAAGTTAAAAGAATATCTTGGAAGCCATAGCAGTTATGGAAAATTGTATCCTTTTCTTGAAACAATAGGCATTTATTTTGCCTTATATTTATTGCTGATCCTCTTCCAAAATGATTTTATTGAAAAACTCTACATAGTACCCCTGATGGTTTTGGGAGCAAGGTATGGTTCTACAGTTCAAACAGTTAATGTACTCATGTATTATCTTTTCGTGTTGCTTCTTTCTGAGAACAAAAACCAATTTGAAGATGTTTTCTTACACTATGTTTTGATCGTGTCGTCAATAATAGTTTCTTTGATAAATCATAATCATACTCTAAAAATTGTCTTTTTAGAAAAGGATTTAAAGGAGTCAAGAAATGATCTTGAGAATATAAGAAAATACGTTGATTACCTCGAAGATGTTATTGATAAATTGAAAACAAAACTAATATACGAAAGTGAAGGGATAAGTTCCCTGTTAATTGAGTTATCTAATGCTTCTCCTGTAGACT from Thermotoga sp. Mc24 carries:
- the pelG gene encoding exopolysaccharide Pel transporter PelG: MAGKFFKLKFFRETFLGNFLTFSISAFESNLLWLFPFFFFSFIFRKTLLFEALFGVITYSFIFSTIVLGGLAFAIVRIISDFIYLNQPRKIYENYSGAVFLVFFVSLASGYIFFHDYHYREIAMFLFMGLSVLQVNSLFVGAIEKTYLTLFSVGASFSLVALFFNFFKNNINEKMGIMAFAMSISLSVFILNVVITKYLKSTTQIRFDFLKLIGKNPELLLIGYLYYLSYWIDNIVLWIQRGIEVAPGIVIYPDYDFPLFITSVSFIPSIVLINLNIETIFLEKYLAFFSSIKSNKPLNQIEENLRKLKLSIKHILFKVILVGITTLILNFSIAPFFKEWGILNENSILAFTVSSLGHFFNAVFVFLMIMCLYFGYYAEALKGNLIAFVVNFVVSWFFGKTILGIGFLVSFLSGSVFLLHKFDLKDLIFKIYSSQPHGLEKVKRISWKP